Part of the Bos mutus isolate GX-2022 unplaced genomic scaffold, NWIPB_WYAK_1.1 CTG1094, whole genome shotgun sequence genome, tctaggttagtcaaaactttccttccaaggaggaagcatcttttaatttcatggctgcaatcaccattactcagacataaaaatgaGATACTACCATTTGCGGCAAAATGAATGgatctagagaatattatgcttagtgaaagaagaggaataagtcagacagaggaagacaaatactctatTACTTCACTTATGTGAAAAcactaaaaattgaaaaatgaaagcatatgcaAGACAGAAGAGACccaaagatatagaaaacaatcttttggttaccaaaggagagagagaacgGGGAGGGACCAATTAGTGCCActggattagcagatgcaaactactgtttataaagcagatgagcaatAAAGATATACTATATAGCATGGTGAATTATTTATTATGTTGTAATAAtatttaatggaatataatcttcaAAAACATTGAATGATTATGCTCTGCACCCAAAACTAacacatattgtaaatcaactatagctgagtaaaaaaaaaaaaacttaaaaatttggaACCTGCCTGATTCTGAAAATGGTGAATGAAAGTAAATTCTATAAAAGCaagatatgcaaaaaaaaagtccacaaacaaaaaaattttgacCACATCTTTGATGATGGAAAGGTCCGATGTTCCTTTAGATGAGAACACAGGATATGTTTGGATTTAGGCATCTACAGATACAGAAACATTTTATATGTAGCTATAAactaagatttcttttcttactACTATTGACAGTTTGgacaagatttttttcttgttgggGGCTTCTTGTGCCTTGCAGTTTCATCAGCATCTTTGGCATCTATAAATGAATTTGCAATGATGCAAGAAAGGAGGTAGGAATATTCATTTCTTATGGCCAGTGGCAAATGatttaagaaagaagagagaaaaagggggCAAAATTTTTCTACATTACTCCTCGCATTTCtaatataagatatatattaaaTGATAGGAAATTTTGGAAATGGGTATCTGTTTAGAGGCACATGATTCTACTGAAAAAATTCTCTGGCAGAGCAAATTAAAATGATGCTCTTTAAATATCTCCAAAATAACTAGCTACTTTAGGCAAATTATCGATTGTCAAAAGTGACCAGCACATGGTGGTCGCTTCCATATTTGTTGTTTATGTCAGGGAATGAATGGTTTGCTCTGCCAACTACTGACAGTATATAAAGGTCCATGGGAAGGAGAAGACACACACACTTCAGAAACATCGCCTTGCAGTCCACCTGAATCTGCTTCCCTCGACAACATGTGTTGTAACTACTGCGGCAACTCCTGTGGCTATGGCTGTGGAAACAGCTACAGCTGTGGATTGAGCCCCTATTATGGCTGTGGTTATGGAACCAGATATGGCTGTGGATATGGGACTGGCTGTGGTTATGGTTCAGGATATGGCCATGGATTGAGCCCCTATTATGGCTGTGGATACAGCTCCCGTTATGGCTGTGGTTATGGAACCAGATATAGCTGTGGATATGGCTCTTGCTGTGGCTGTGGATACGGCTCTGGCTACGACAGTTACGGGCCAGTCTGCTACAGGAGATGTTATTCTTCTTGCTGCTAGAACGTCACCACCCAAAACACCATTTATGTCTGAAACCACACATCTAAGATAATGCTGATTCAAGGATTGAAAAGTCATGATTTCTATATGCAGGAAATTCCATGCAAGACAGAGCTTTGACCTTTGACTACCCGTTTTTAAGATTGGCACCTTTGAGGCCTGAAGCTccatggtggtatcatctgtctTTTTTCCAAATGTTAACCTTTACTCCCTTAATCTCTGACTCTCTGTAGTAATGATCCGAATACCCTACTGTTGGGGAAGTCCCTTGTTATCAATAAAAATGGTTCATTGTTTCTAACAAATCTCTGTATATTTGCTTGTgcataatttttgttttgaggTGTTATGGCCTCTGTTGAAAACTGAGCAAATGTGAAGCTGAACTTTGAAGTCCTTCTTGATATAAGCATTTCTATTTATACCTGCATCAGAAATAATGTCTTTCCCAcctgtttcttgtttttcatATACTTAGGCACTCACATATATAAGCACAAATCTCAATAATTCAGGACTGTGCTTTGCAAATGTCTCTGTGTCTGGGATGGAGCTGGAGGTGAAAGAAGAGGAATGATATTTTATTCAGGAAGTTAATGCAAATTCCAAAATAAACAAGAGGTGGCCTGAGTATTTAAAGGAATAATGGAAAGCAAGGGGAATTTTCCAGCATATATGAGAAATAAGAAGCAGAGATAGGTGTCAAGTACATGAGACTAAAGAATGCATGTAAAAGTCAAAACATTCTATCATATCATCTGCTTTTGATGGAAATGCAAATGTATTTGTTTGTATACACTGATGTTGAAATTGTTTCCAATCACTTAGTTGATAAATAGTTTTGAGTAGTTTTGAAAGGGTCTCATCTTAGACACTGAAGacaaagtagaaaaattaaagaaaaatttcctaCTCTCACAGTGTTTACATTCTAGTAGgtgaagaataagaaaataaaaaagaattaagataATTTCAAACTGACAGTTGGGATGTGGGAATAAAACAGTTTAGTGGGAAAGAGAGTAAGGATTGAAGCATTAAAGAGATATTTCAGGGAGGTATTTTCACCTTGTGATATCTCATGCCAATTGCAAAGAAAGATTCAAAAGGACAGTAGCAAATGTAAAGGGGGAAAAGAAGTCCAAGAAGTTTTGGAAGAATATGATTTAGTAAGCATGTATGAGATAGCTTATATATCCAGTAAAGAGTCTTCACAAAGTAACTCTTAACATACCTTCAAAATCTGAAACGTTGTGACTCCCTTTAGTTaaagagggcttccttggtggttaagacagtaaagaatctgcctgcagctcaGATTTGGggtcagtccttgggttgggaagatcccctgcagaaggcaatgACTATCCAAcccaatattcctgcctgaagtatcccatggatagaagagcctggcgggctacagtccatggggttgcaaagagttggacacatctggacaactaacactttcatactttcaCTAGTTAAAGAACACTTGAGACATTCAGCTCAGTGAAATGACAAAATGGTGATAATCAATCCAAATATCTGTTAGTTTGTAAGTGACACACAAATATTTGAACAGAAATTTGActtaatttgtatgcaggtcaggaagcaacagttagaactggacatgaaataacggactgtttccaaataggaaaaggagttcgtcaaggctgtatatttaacttgtatgtttatttaacttatatgcagagtacatcatgagaaacgctggacttaaagaaacacaaactggaatcaagattgccaggagaaatatcaataatctcagatatgcagatgacaccacccttatggcagaaagtgaagaggaactcaaaagcctcttgatgaaagtgaaagtggagagtaaaaaagttggcttaaagctcaacattcagaaaacgaagatcacggcatctggtcccaccacttcatgggaaatagatggggaaacagtggaaagtgtcagactttatttttctgggctccaaaatcactacagatggtgatgcagccatgaaattaaaagatgcttactccttggaaggaaagttatgaccaacctagatagcatattcaaaagcagagacattactttgccaacaaaggttcgtctagtcaaggctatggtttttcctgtggtcgtgtatggatatgagagttggactgtgacgaaggctgagcgctgaagaattgatgcttttgaactgtgg contains:
- the LOC138986744 gene encoding keratin-associated protein 21-1-like gives rise to the protein MCCNYCGNSCGYGCGNSYSCGLSPYYGCGYGTRYGCGYGTGCGYGSGYGHGLSPYYGCGYSSRYGCGYGTRYSCGYGSCCGCGYGSGYDSYGPVCYRRCYSSCC